A genomic window from Solanum dulcamara chromosome 11, daSolDulc1.2, whole genome shotgun sequence includes:
- the LOC129873577 gene encoding subtilisin-like protease SBT5.6: MKNHIHIVFLFSQLFLILSLGGFVSCTKEKKVYIVYLGEHNGDKTLKEIEDHHCSFLHSVKATSSKEHVRASLVHSYKNVINGFSALLTPQEADMISGMEGVISVFHSDPYEIKPHTTRSWDFISLLEGTSLINSREELLQNASYGKDVIVGVMDSGVWPESSSFNDEGMEPVPKSWNGICQEGVAFNASHCNRKLIGARYYLKGYEAIAGPLNETRDFRSPRDVDGHGTHTAGTVGGRRVANASAIGGFAKGTATGGAPNVRLAIYKVCWPVPDQSLAEGNACVMDDILAAFDDAIADGVHVLSISLGSQPKSTYYTENSIAIGSLHAVKRNIIVACSAGNDGPTSSTVGNVAPWIITVGASSIDRVFSSPIMLGNGMIVEGQTVTPIRRRRLHPLVYAGDVEIRGTTASNTTGECLPGTLSRNLVRGKVVLCMNRGRQASMEVKRAGGVAAILGNPFNEIQVTPFLDPTTVVFSYSLNTILTYIRTEKYPMATLLPGNTLIGTKPAPVMASFTSKGPNIVDLNILKPDITAPGFNILAAWSEASSPLKIPEDRRVVKYNMQSGTSMSCPHVSAVIALLKSIHPDWSSAAIRSALMTTSTINNVVGRPITNATGNDANPFEYGAGHFRPSRAVDPGLVYDATYTDYLLYLCSQNKSLDSTFSCPEKVPAASNLNYPSLAIANIRGSSRTVTRVVTNVGKDNSTYVLAVRSPPGYVVDIVPKTLRFSKLGEKHSFNITVRAQSIIEKRREFSFGWYTWIDGVHVVRSPIAVSSA; this comes from the exons ATGAAGAACCATATTCACATTGTATTTCTCTTTTCCCAGCTCTTCTTGATTTTGAGCCTTGGTGGCTTTGTTTCATGTACTAAAGAAAAAAAGGTGTATATAGTATACCTTGGAGAGCACAATGGAGACAAGACTTTGAAAGAAATAGAAGATCACCACTGTTCATTTCTTCATTCTGTCAAGGCTACTTCTTCCAAAGAACATGTAAGAGCATCACTTGTTCATAGCTACAAGAATGTCATCAATGGCTTCTCCGCTTTGTTAACACCACAAGAAGCCGATATGATATCAG gGATGGAAGGGGTAATATCAGTATTTCACAGTGATCCTTATGAAATAAAGCCTCATACTACTAGATCATGGGACTTCATAAGCTTGTTGGAAGGAACTTCACTGATAAATTCTAGAGAAGAATTGCTGCAAAATGCAAGTTATGGAAAGGACGTTATTGTTGGGGTTATGGACAGTG GGGTGTGGCCAGAATCTTCAAGTTTCAATGATGAAGGAATGGAACCAGTTCCAAAGTCATGGAATGGAATTTGCCAAGAAGGTGTTGCCTTCAACGCCTCCCATTGCAACAG GAAATTAATTGGAGCGCGATACTATTTAAAAGGTTATGAGGCAATAGCTGGTCCTCTTAACGAGACAAGGGACTTCCGATCACCAAGAGATGTAGACGGTCATGGAACTCACACAGCAGGCACGGTGGGTGGTAGAAGAGTAGCAAATGCATCAGCAATTGGTGGATTTGCTAAGGGTACAGCTACAGGAGGTGCCCCCAATGTTCGACTCGCCATCTATAAAGTATGTTGGCCAGTTCCAGATCAGAGTTTAGCTGAGGGAAATGCATGTGTTATGGATGACATTCTTGCTGCTTTTGATGATGCCATAGCTGATGGGGTTCATGTACTCAGTATTTCTCTAGGGTCTCAACCTAAATCAACATATTATACAGAAAATTCTATCGCAATTGGATCTTTGCATGCTGTGAAGAGGAATATTATAGTAGCTTGTAGTGCTGGAAATGATGGTCCAACATCTTCAACTGTTGGAAATGTAGCGCCATGGATTATCACAGTTGGTGCTAGTAGTATCGATCGAGTTTTTTCATCTCCAATTATGCTCGGAAATGGAATGATCGTCGAG gGACAAACAGTAACTCCCATAAGGAGGAGGAGATTGCATCCTTTGGTTTACGCAGGAGATGTAGAAATTAGAGGAACTACGGCAAGCAATACAACAGG AGAATGTCTTCCTGGTACACTATCAAGAAATCTTGTCAGAGGAAAAGTTGTCCTCTGCATGAATAGGGGTAGGCAGGCATCAATGGAAGTGAAAAGGGCTGGAGGTGTTGCAGCTATTTTAGGAAATCCATTTAACGAGATACAAGTCACCCCTTTTCTGGATCCCACAACAGTTGTATTTTCATATAGCCTGAATACAATCCTGACGTATATACGGACTGAAAAATATCCAATGGCAACACTTCTTCCAGGAAATACATTGATTGGCACCAAGCCAGCACCTGTCATGGCTTCTTTCACTTCCAAAGGACCAAATATTGTCGATCTTAACATTCTCAAG CCGGATATAACTGCTCCTGGATTTAACATACTAGCAGCATGGAGCGAGGCATCATCTCCCCTTAAGATACCAGAGGATCGTCGGGTTGTTAAGTATAACATGCAATCTGGAACATCCATGTCTTGCCCACATGTTTCAGCTGTAATTGCACTCTTAAAATCAATTCATCCAGATTGGAGTAGTGCTGCAATCAGATCAGCTCTAATGACCACAT CAACAATCAATAATGTGGTTGGTAGGCCAATAACAAATGCCACTGGTAATGATGCAAACCCCTTCGAATACGGAGCAGGACATTTCAGGCCATCAAGAGCTGTAGATCCTGGACTTGTTTATGATGCTACGTACACAGATTATCTTCTCTATCTCTGTAGTCAAAACAAAAGCCTAGATTCAACTTTCAGTTGTCCTGAGAAAGTACCTGCAGCGAGTAACCTTAACTATCCCTCACTTGCAATAGCTAACATCAGAGGATCCAGCAGGACTGTGACAAGAGTTGTTACAAATGTGGGAAAAGATAACTCGACTTATGTTTTAGCTGTGAGATCACCTCCTGgatatgttgttgatattgttccAAAAACCTTACGTTTTAGCAAATTGGGAGAGAAACACAGCTTCAACATAACAGTTAGAGCACAAAGTATTATTGAAAAGAGACGTGAGTTTTCCTTTGGTTGGTACACATGGATTGATGGAGTCCATGTGGTTCGAAGTCCAATTGCAGTATCATCCGCGTAA